The following are from one region of the Staphylococcus schleiferi genome:
- a CDS encoding FUSC family protein — protein MNYLKNVTYIDCHKIDFQRAFRQGLLMFLPLCFGMVFNNFSAALLATIGTFANIYVFKGTFNSRLRAVTFSALGLTVAMMLGTLTSGTPLLFGICLLIVAVVPYYIFSTLNIPGPSSTFFIIAYSLSSVMPHDPQAFAFRGAMVGVGGLLAILFVCIEIKLRKEQPEYDAVAQEFKQIQSLIDHFNDQVKFNDLTKTVVRTLISTSEILQTSRSLLKKKSIDSQRLTLLHRAAEGIYSELLELNAKGHRPIPEIISDMMTFVMYQILDSAHSHRTWKKHVDVSPEYENLVELIFKVDEILTAPDATISKNATIQSPQYWKRLRYNLTPESMNFISTVKYSVIIGIAILIALIFDFERAYWIPLSAHTVLLGGTTIASVERAGARWFGTIVGVGIAVVILMFHPPLILAVILLCLSGALTEMLIGANYALAMFAITVQVILLSGLAQGNLTIMIAVPRLLDTTVGILIAVIGVMIIGRRLASKRLPEIIADVTRIEAQMFHSIFSSKSEETSHNRYRERLRLKLNIDNMETMYRFAYGELLSNRKRTQYLYPAMFILEQMSFKLIQALYDDKPKYLNNEAMGQYLVAFENVAKLFEQGRYQTQLIDLPKLEYYAQLRRSLMQLQNIELYDYQNHRNPNLLKD, from the coding sequence ATGAACTATTTAAAAAATGTGACCTATATAGATTGTCATAAAATTGATTTTCAACGCGCGTTTCGTCAAGGGCTGCTAATGTTTTTACCCCTATGTTTTGGGATGGTTTTTAATAACTTTTCAGCGGCACTCCTGGCGACAATTGGAACGTTTGCGAATATCTATGTCTTTAAGGGGACATTTAACTCCCGATTACGGGCGGTTACTTTTTCAGCTTTAGGCTTGACGGTGGCGATGATGTTAGGGACATTAACTTCTGGTACCCCTTTATTGTTTGGGATTTGTCTTTTAATTGTAGCGGTGGTGCCATACTATATTTTCAGTACGCTTAACATTCCTGGTCCTTCATCTACGTTCTTTATTATTGCATATAGCTTATCGAGCGTGATGCCTCATGACCCACAAGCTTTTGCGTTTCGAGGTGCTATGGTAGGAGTAGGTGGTTTGCTGGCGATCTTGTTTGTTTGCATTGAAATTAAACTAAGAAAAGAACAACCGGAGTATGATGCAGTTGCTCAAGAATTTAAACAAATCCAGTCGCTCATTGACCACTTCAATGATCAAGTGAAGTTTAATGACTTAACTAAGACAGTCGTTCGTACTTTAATTTCTACTTCGGAAATACTTCAAACATCGCGCTCACTTCTAAAGAAAAAGTCCATTGATTCTCAACGTCTGACGTTGTTGCATCGTGCTGCTGAAGGGATTTACTCGGAATTATTAGAGCTCAATGCGAAGGGACATCGGCCTATTCCTGAAATCATATCTGATATGATGACGTTTGTGATGTATCAAATTTTAGATTCAGCGCATAGCCATCGCACTTGGAAAAAACATGTGGATGTCTCACCAGAGTATGAAAATTTAGTAGAATTGATTTTTAAAGTTGATGAAATTTTGACTGCACCTGATGCGACAATTTCTAAAAATGCGACTATCCAATCGCCTCAGTATTGGAAAAGATTACGTTATAATTTAACGCCAGAATCAATGAATTTCATCTCTACAGTCAAATATTCAGTTATTATAGGCATCGCTATTTTGATTGCTTTAATCTTTGACTTTGAAAGGGCGTACTGGATTCCATTAAGTGCCCATACGGTTTTACTTGGTGGGACGACGATTGCCAGTGTTGAGCGTGCAGGGGCGCGTTGGTTTGGAACGATTGTAGGGGTAGGCATTGCGGTCGTGATTTTAATGTTTCACCCGCCACTTATCCTCGCAGTCATTTTACTCTGTTTAAGTGGTGCGTTAACTGAGATGTTGATTGGTGCGAATTATGCGCTAGCGATGTTTGCGATTACGGTTCAAGTGATTTTACTGAGTGGTCTTGCTCAAGGTAACTTAACGATTATGATTGCGGTGCCAAGATTATTAGATACAACAGTAGGGATTTTAATTGCTGTGATAGGTGTGATGATTATCGGAAGACGTCTTGCTTCCAAACGTTTACCTGAAATTATTGCCGATGTAACACGTATTGAAGCACAAATGTTTCACTCCATATTTTCTAGTAAAAGTGAAGAGACATCACACAATCGTTATCGTGAAAGATTACGGTTAAAACTCAATATCGATAATATGGAAACCATGTATCGTTTTGCTTATGGTGAGTTGTTATCTAATCGAAAACGGACGCAGTATTTATATCCAGCAATGTTTATACTTGAACAGATGAGTTTTAAGTTAATTCAAGCCTTATATGATGATAAGCCTAAATACTTGAATAACGAAGCTATGGGACAGTATTTAGTAGCATTTGAAAATGTTGCTAAATTATTTGAGCAAGGGCGATACCAAACTCAATTGATAGATCTTCCTAAATTAGAGTACTACGCGCAGTTACGTCGCTCTTTGATGCAGTTGCAAAATATTGAACTTTACGATTATCAAAATCATAGAAACCCAAATTTATTAAAAGATTAG
- a CDS encoding transposase family protein: MTCPHCYHTNPNRIHKHGKRLSRITFLRFQEIAVYLNLLKQRFKCRVCGRTFTSKTNVVEDNCFLFLILKTPRFFKQPDSYYNNSTYTAAFTIKMTMMTLTWNLSCYNMGRDHQSQ, encoded by the coding sequence ATGACTTGTCCTCACTGTTATCATACGAATCCAAACCGAATACACAAACACGGAAAACGTTTATCGCGAATTACTTTTTTAAGATTCCAAGAGATAGCAGTGTATTTAAATCTGTTAAAACAACGTTTTAAATGTAGGGTTTGTGGTCGGACTTTTACTTCTAAAACAAATGTTGTTGAGGATAACTGTTTTTTATTTCTGATATTAAAAACGCCACGATTTTTTAAACAACCAGATTCTTACTACAATAATTCAACATATACTGCAGCATTTACTATAAAAATGACAATGATGACACTAACATGGAATTTGTCATGTTACAATATGGGACGTGATCATCAATCGCAGTAG